In the genome of Pseudoglutamicibacter cumminsii, one region contains:
- a CDS encoding choice-of-anchor M domain-containing protein — protein MLKLHTLKPAGRLSALLLTGALAFVLAVAGAFVGVFGQASVAHAEPSDDPALEQTVESDERTVTGEPAVMDVGHADLGMRRVDGEWVLQVRDDRTSPAVWRNLEDVVIQVHDAGKQQIPDSGYEFTGAKGGEEAWVVPQVEVSGVVWLGWNTQDPELIKHAERGVTMKFSKAEGPGQLTLFLQPGNFGDPQVLVDSSNLAEHNSVFIEKNTHTHANWVFTKEGQYTTDLTMTAEDSEGKKVSASASLVFAVGDATDTDAAHEAAKKANSGGKEAAGDGASKGASTEAGENKPAGASLAWWLAGGAAVVIAVGVVVGVVLQRKRRETEEKVWGSGADE, from the coding sequence ATGCTGAAGTTACATACGCTCAAGCCTGCGGGCAGGCTGTCGGCTCTTTTGTTGACCGGCGCGCTCGCTTTCGTTCTCGCTGTTGCTGGGGCTTTCGTGGGCGTTTTCGGGCAGGCTTCGGTGGCGCACGCTGAGCCGTCGGATGATCCGGCGCTCGAGCAGACGGTCGAATCGGATGAACGCACCGTCACGGGCGAGCCAGCTGTTATGGACGTGGGGCACGCTGATCTGGGGATGCGTCGCGTGGATGGCGAATGGGTTTTACAGGTTCGTGATGACCGCACCTCGCCTGCGGTGTGGCGCAACCTTGAGGACGTTGTGATTCAGGTGCACGACGCCGGCAAGCAGCAGATCCCGGACAGCGGCTACGAATTCACCGGCGCTAAAGGCGGCGAGGAAGCCTGGGTTGTTCCGCAGGTTGAGGTCTCCGGTGTGGTGTGGCTGGGCTGGAACACCCAGGACCCTGAGCTCATCAAGCACGCCGAGCGTGGCGTGACCATGAAGTTCAGCAAGGCCGAGGGCCCTGGCCAGCTCACTCTGTTCCTGCAGCCGGGTAACTTCGGTGACCCGCAGGTGCTGGTTGACAGCTCGAACCTCGCCGAACACAACAGCGTCTTCATCGAGAAGAACACGCACACTCACGCGAACTGGGTTTTCACGAAGGAAGGCCAGTACACGACTGACCTCACGATGACCGCCGAGGATAGCGAAGGCAAGAAGGTATCGGCCTCTGCATCACTGGTGTTCGCGGTAGGTGACGCTACGGATACCGATGCGGCGCACGAGGCCGCGAAGAAAGCCAACAGCGGCGGTAAGGAAGCGGCCGGTGACGGCGCTAGCAAGGGCGCATCGACTGAAGCGGGCGAGAACAAGCCGGCGGGCGCATCGTTGGCATGGTGGCTGGCCGGCGGTGCGGCTGTGGTGATCGCGGTGGGCGTGGTTGTCGGCGTGGTGCTGCAGCGCAAGCGCCGCGAAACCGAAGAGAAAGTGTGGGGCAGCGGTGCTGACGAGTGA
- a CDS encoding anchored repeat-type ABC transporter ATP-binding subunit, which translates to MLTSEKKALSARKALTDEQALREHHALHHGNTVLEGCDVCVNLGQRPVLEGASISAAAGEIHVLLGPNGAGKTTLMRALQGLVPLAGGSVNLEGRLGYVPQRHDIDWTFPVTAADVVRLGLVRSVSRWRRLGVSHMKRVAHALERVSMTHLRDRPISEMSGGQRQRVMIARALVLEPSVLLLDEPFTGLDMPTQEELSALFVELARQGAAIVMSTHDLSHALTIADRVTLLNRTVIAEGPPRSLNDPKLWQRTFQVSETSPLLTQVGAFTGAAASDGATKPAPVPMTKYNATTASEGVTHSC; encoded by the coding sequence GTGCTGACGAGTGAGAAGAAAGCGCTGAGTGCCCGCAAAGCGCTGACGGATGAGCAGGCGTTGAGGGAACATCACGCGTTGCATCACGGCAACACGGTGCTCGAGGGTTGCGATGTGTGCGTCAACCTGGGGCAGCGGCCTGTTCTGGAGGGCGCCTCGATCAGCGCCGCCGCGGGGGAGATCCATGTTTTGTTGGGCCCGAATGGTGCCGGTAAGACGACGCTGATGCGTGCGTTGCAGGGGCTCGTCCCGTTGGCGGGCGGTTCGGTGAACCTAGAGGGCCGTTTGGGTTATGTTCCGCAGCGGCACGATATCGACTGGACGTTCCCCGTGACGGCGGCCGATGTGGTGCGGCTTGGACTGGTGCGTTCGGTTTCGCGGTGGCGGCGGCTGGGTGTTTCGCACATGAAGCGGGTTGCTCACGCCTTGGAGCGGGTTTCGATGACGCACTTGCGTGACCGCCCGATCTCCGAGATGTCTGGTGGTCAGCGGCAGCGGGTCATGATCGCTCGCGCGCTGGTTCTGGAGCCGAGCGTACTGTTGCTCGATGAGCCGTTCACAGGGCTGGACATGCCAACCCAAGAGGAGCTGTCCGCACTGTTCGTTGAGCTCGCGCGGCAAGGGGCGGCGATCGTGATGTCTACCCACGACCTCAGCCACGCCCTCACCATCGCGGACCGCGTGACGCTGCTGAACCGTACCGTGATCGCGGAAGGCCCGCCGCGTAGCCTCAACGATCCGAAGCTGTGGCAACGCACCTTCCAGGTCAGCGAAACCTCGCCGCTGCTAACGCAAGTTGGCGCCTTCACAGGCGCCGCCGCGTCGGACGGCGCGACTAAGCCAGCACCGGTGCCGATGACCAAATACAACGCAACCACCGCATCGGAGGGGGTGACGCATTCATGCTGA
- a CDS encoding anchored repeat-type ABC transporter permease subunit, with translation MLTPLDFLQDLFNPQLAFLPKALVVATFSALVCAVVGTHVVLRGMTFMGDAISHAVFPGLAVAFVLQGSLLWGGLIAGVVTAVLIAVLSQNERLRSDTVIGILMVTMFAIGIVVMSRAPGYSGSLSTFLFGSLTGIPDSALVTTVVGSVLILGVLAVFHRDLMMVGLDRGYAAAIGMRVMLLDIVLAVVVTLAVVMSVQTIGNILVIALLVTPAAAARMVCDRMVPMMLTAAGFGVLGAFVGIYVSWSLDVPTGGAVVLVCALIFVLAWLFGPRHGVFARRAPRLIAERYKSQPN, from the coding sequence ATGCTGACGCCGCTGGATTTTCTGCAGGATCTGTTCAACCCGCAGCTCGCGTTTCTGCCGAAGGCGCTGGTTGTTGCGACGTTCTCCGCGCTCGTGTGCGCCGTGGTGGGCACGCATGTGGTGTTGCGGGGGATGACGTTCATGGGCGACGCGATTTCGCACGCCGTTTTCCCGGGGCTCGCTGTGGCGTTCGTGTTGCAGGGTTCGCTGTTGTGGGGCGGGCTGATCGCCGGCGTGGTGACCGCTGTTTTGATTGCGGTGTTGAGCCAGAATGAGCGGCTGCGCTCGGATACGGTGATCGGTATTTTGATGGTCACGATGTTCGCGATCGGTATCGTCGTGATGTCGCGCGCGCCGGGCTATTCGGGCAGCCTCAGCACGTTCCTGTTCGGTTCGCTCACGGGTATCCCGGACTCGGCGCTCGTGACGACAGTGGTGGGGTCGGTTCTGATCTTGGGCGTGCTGGCTGTGTTCCATCGCGACCTGATGATGGTGGGGCTGGACCGCGGTTATGCCGCGGCGATCGGCATGCGGGTCATGCTGTTGGACATCGTGTTGGCGGTTGTGGTGACGCTGGCGGTGGTGATGAGCGTTCAGACGATCGGTAACATCCTGGTGATCGCGCTGCTCGTGACGCCGGCGGCCGCGGCGCGGATGGTGTGCGACCGGATGGTTCCAATGATGCTCACGGCGGCCGGATTCGGTGTGCTGGGTGCGTTCGTGGGGATCTATGTTTCGTGGTCGCTGGATGTGCCGACGGGCGGCGCCGTGGTTCTCGTGTGTGCCCTGATCTTTGTGTTGGCTTGGCTGTTCGGGCCGCGGCACGGTGTATTTGCGCGGCGGGCACCTCGATTGATTGCCGAGCGTTATAAATCCCAGCCAAATTGA
- a CDS encoding LysR substrate-binding domain-containing protein has translation MDIKSLRYFTAVAQTLHFGEAATRLHIAQPVLSQTISRLEKELGTTLLNRTTRKVELTEAGAYLNQEARRVLADVDAMIDGVRNIANGSAGIIRIGFTGTTGFAQLARIKQAVTEALPNITLEVHTDLLTPAQLEQIHNGHLDMGILRGNTTDPALETYPLGTERLVAAMPEGHPLAAPDIEPELKDFAGENFIAFGDPRSNVNARGVASCHAAGFTPHIAHTAPGTAGLLALVAAGAGVAFIPESVQALQPQGVVFKTVPGTLPTDLALVTRAGTSSPVIKHVIQALVSTDVVSDAAAGDAVGGDTADADATKVLNS, from the coding sequence GTGGACATTAAATCGTTGAGGTACTTCACGGCTGTTGCGCAGACCCTCCACTTCGGCGAGGCCGCAACGCGGCTCCACATTGCTCAGCCGGTGCTGTCGCAGACGATCTCCCGGCTTGAAAAAGAGCTCGGCACCACCCTGCTGAACCGCACCACGCGCAAGGTCGAACTCACCGAGGCCGGCGCGTACCTCAATCAGGAGGCCCGCCGCGTGCTCGCGGACGTCGATGCGATGATCGATGGGGTGCGCAACATCGCTAACGGTTCGGCCGGGATTATCCGCATCGGCTTCACCGGAACCACCGGTTTCGCTCAGCTCGCCCGCATCAAGCAAGCCGTGACCGAGGCGCTGCCGAACATCACGCTCGAAGTGCATACGGACCTGTTGACCCCGGCGCAGCTCGAACAGATCCACAACGGCCACCTCGACATGGGTATCCTGCGTGGCAACACAACGGACCCGGCGCTGGAAACGTATCCGCTCGGAACGGAACGCCTCGTGGCCGCGATGCCGGAAGGGCATCCGCTCGCCGCACCAGACATCGAGCCTGAGCTCAAAGACTTCGCGGGCGAAAACTTCATCGCTTTCGGCGATCCGCGTTCCAACGTCAACGCCCGCGGCGTGGCAAGCTGCCATGCCGCAGGCTTCACGCCGCACATCGCGCACACCGCGCCGGGCACGGCGGGACTGCTCGCGCTTGTCGCCGCGGGAGCCGGGGTCGCGTTCATCCCCGAATCCGTGCAGGCGCTCCAACCGCAAGGCGTGGTGTTCAAGACCGTGCCGGGAACCCTGCCAACCGACCTCGCGCTAGTAACCCGCGCCGGAACATCCAGCCCCGTGATCAAGCACGTCATCCAAGCGTTAGTCAGCACCGACGTCGTAAGCGACGCCGCGGCAGGCGACGCGGTGGGCGGCGACACTGCAGACGCAGACGCAACCAAGGTTTTGAACTCTTAA
- a CDS encoding 3-oxoacid CoA-transferase subunit A, giving the protein MAQTRFHESALAAVEGIKDGSTVLIGGFGMAGMPVTLIDALIEQGASDLTVVSNNAGNGYTGLAALLQAGRVRKMVCSFPRQSDSYVFDELYRAGKIELEVVPQGNLAERMRAAGAGIGAFFCPTSYGTPLAEGKETREIDGRNYVLEYPIKGDVALIHAETADKMGNLVYRKTARNFAPVMATAATRTIVEVNNVVEVGELDPENIVTPKIYTDDVLDLSALPKEETAA; this is encoded by the coding sequence GTGGCACAGACACGGTTCCATGAATCCGCGCTCGCCGCAGTAGAAGGCATCAAGGACGGTTCGACTGTTCTGATTGGCGGTTTCGGTATGGCGGGTATGCCCGTCACGCTGATTGACGCGCTGATTGAGCAGGGTGCGAGCGACCTCACGGTCGTATCGAACAACGCAGGCAACGGCTATACGGGGCTCGCGGCGCTGCTGCAGGCGGGTCGCGTACGGAAGATGGTGTGCTCGTTCCCCCGCCAGTCGGATTCCTATGTGTTCGATGAGCTGTACCGTGCGGGCAAGATCGAGCTTGAGGTGGTGCCGCAGGGCAACCTCGCTGAGCGTATGCGTGCCGCTGGCGCGGGCATCGGCGCTTTCTTCTGCCCGACCAGCTACGGAACCCCGCTCGCGGAGGGCAAGGAAACCCGCGAGATTGACGGCCGTAACTATGTGCTGGAGTACCCGATCAAGGGCGATGTGGCGCTGATTCACGCGGAAACCGCGGACAAGATGGGCAACCTCGTGTACCGGAAGACGGCGCGGAACTTCGCGCCAGTCATGGCGACCGCGGCAACCCGCACGATTGTTGAGGTGAACAACGTGGTTGAGGTGGGCGAGCTGGACCCAGAGAACATTGTGACCCCGAAGATTTACACCGACGACGTCCTCGACTTGTCGGCCCTGCCAAAGGAGGAGACCGCAGCATGA
- a CDS encoding 3-oxoacid CoA-transferase subunit B, whose amino-acid sequence MAQIVARDIPDHSFVNLGIGQPTLVADYLDADSGVTLHTENGMLGMGPAAKDDEVDEELINAGKIPVTELPGASFFHHADSFAMMRGGHLDVCVLGAFQVSGGGDLANWSTGAPDAIPAVGGAMDLAIGAKDVLVMMTLFTKDGKPKLVPECTYPLTGTGCVSRVYTDRAIFDLTDDGVVVLETFGMSFDELQEALDIELKRA is encoded by the coding sequence ATGGCGCAGATCGTGGCCCGGGACATCCCGGATCACTCGTTCGTGAACCTCGGTATTGGGCAGCCGACCCTGGTTGCCGACTACCTGGATGCGGATTCCGGCGTGACGCTGCATACGGAGAACGGGATGCTCGGCATGGGTCCTGCGGCCAAGGATGATGAGGTTGATGAGGAGCTCATCAACGCCGGTAAGATCCCGGTGACGGAGCTGCCGGGGGCGAGCTTCTTCCATCACGCGGATTCGTTCGCGATGATGCGCGGCGGCCACCTGGACGTGTGTGTTCTGGGTGCGTTCCAGGTTTCCGGTGGCGGCGACTTGGCGAACTGGTCCACGGGCGCCCCGGATGCGATCCCAGCGGTGGGTGGCGCTATGGACTTGGCGATCGGCGCTAAGGATGTGCTGGTCATGATGACGCTGTTCACCAAGGACGGCAAACCGAAACTGGTCCCGGAATGCACCTACCCGCTGACCGGTACCGGGTGTGTTTCCCGCGTGTACACGGACCGCGCGATCTTCGATCTGACCGACGACGGCGTGGTTGTTCTGGAGACGTTCGGGATGAGCTTCGACGAACTTCAGGAAGCCCTCGACATCGAACTCAAGCGAGCATAG
- a CDS encoding cytochrome P450, with product MVEWHEKYGEAKTPVKLETGPWLVTDEALIKAILHDQANYVDESAFLRTRNFFPLPHDQRVRVLKRFIGLASPAVEQLPEFLDQQFKRPRTLRMQSDGIWLMYSLYKDRIFDPRRASDFNNHVEYYLGRKTVRDDVQGAFWRLKGKARDELDLKVGELLDQENHVAYDDLVTIVNDVELELLPAEKSELFLRLVQSLVAFTGAAFEVAFYFLAVNPSWLQWLDNELKARAFILELQRLYPTAWRLTRTAARDHYLNGVLVAEGDEVILGHSVAQKSIEAWGRDSEIFDPERWVQQTQNRLLTFGAGPGVCPGKNIAIKLLTQAVLWVGTNVSELQINSPAQEPYVRSILAAPRAELNFHRK from the coding sequence ATGGTCGAGTGGCATGAAAAGTATGGCGAAGCTAAGACGCCGGTAAAGCTTGAAACGGGCCCGTGGTTAGTCACGGATGAGGCCTTAATAAAGGCAATATTGCACGACCAAGCGAACTACGTGGACGAATCAGCGTTTCTGCGGACACGCAATTTCTTTCCACTGCCGCACGATCAACGGGTAAGAGTCCTTAAACGGTTTATTGGCCTAGCATCGCCGGCAGTAGAGCAGCTGCCTGAGTTTCTTGATCAACAGTTCAAGAGACCACGTACGCTAAGGATGCAGTCAGACGGAATCTGGCTTATGTACTCTTTGTACAAAGATAGGATCTTCGATCCGCGACGGGCATCTGATTTCAACAACCACGTTGAATACTACCTTGGTAGGAAGACTGTACGGGACGACGTGCAAGGTGCTTTCTGGCGGTTGAAGGGTAAGGCTCGAGACGAGCTTGATCTGAAAGTTGGTGAACTTCTAGATCAAGAAAACCATGTTGCCTACGATGATCTCGTAACGATAGTTAATGACGTTGAACTGGAACTCCTACCGGCCGAAAAGAGTGAGCTTTTTCTTCGCTTGGTGCAGTCGTTAGTAGCCTTCACAGGTGCCGCTTTCGAGGTTGCTTTCTACTTTTTGGCAGTTAACCCATCGTGGCTTCAGTGGCTTGACAACGAACTCAAAGCCCGTGCGTTCATTCTGGAACTTCAGCGCTTGTATCCAACTGCCTGGCGACTTACCAGGACCGCGGCGAGAGACCACTATCTCAACGGTGTTTTAGTTGCGGAAGGAGACGAAGTGATTTTGGGACACAGCGTTGCTCAAAAGTCTATTGAAGCATGGGGGCGCGACAGTGAAATTTTCGACCCCGAACGCTGGGTACAACAAACACAGAATCGTCTATTGACTTTTGGGGCTGGCCCAGGAGTATGTCCAGGTAAAAATATCGCTATAAAACTTCTAACGCAGGCAGTACTTTGGGTGGGCACGAACGTCTCTGAACTTCAAATAAATAGTCCTGCTCAAGAGCCATATGTGCGGTCGATACTAGCCGCGCCGCGTGCGGAACTAAACTTTCACCGGAAATGA
- a CDS encoding MFS transporter: MGVVNRRLRLAKASNAADAFFGQAFGPWIEIVAVALLAASAWQMGLLNALTTVAFMVLGIPIGVFVDRFEAVRVLKLALVAKVALAAVLVAVAVSGHLTIPFLLAFATVMGIVTVATETAQVSTVPALTDHDGQISRTVANIATWDRIASLVAPVAVAYGVTMLGANWTLLAAVGFAVLAMILALFIARPGVMQAVRDGAESGEVDADADADAGAEQTAGQAPVKQSFWEQVKDGWSVLVADRQLAGMTWLSAFTNAGLSMGAAVESILVIQTLDLGVEFYGILGSLAAVSGVAASFVSGRIADAVPVRKLYVWGGMGQGVAASLPLFALLAPQAAVVLLIIHTMAWGIILTITNVASQIYAATTVEQRLLGRISAFRRTLTMGLVPIGSIVGGVLGTVAGLWLPLLLWPVFTLFGVLIYMTLDRRRGPDTA; encoded by the coding sequence ATGGGTGTGGTTAATCGCAGGTTGCGGTTGGCGAAAGCTTCGAACGCTGCTGACGCGTTTTTCGGGCAGGCTTTTGGGCCGTGGATTGAGATTGTCGCGGTTGCCCTCCTCGCCGCTAGCGCGTGGCAGATGGGTCTACTTAACGCGCTGACCACTGTGGCGTTCATGGTTCTGGGCATCCCCATCGGCGTTTTCGTTGACCGTTTCGAGGCAGTACGGGTCTTGAAGCTCGCGCTCGTGGCGAAGGTTGCGCTCGCCGCAGTGCTTGTCGCGGTGGCGGTGAGCGGGCATTTGACCATCCCGTTCCTGCTGGCGTTCGCGACCGTCATGGGTATTGTGACGGTCGCGACTGAGACCGCTCAGGTGTCCACGGTCCCAGCGCTTACGGATCATGACGGGCAGATCAGCCGGACGGTCGCGAACATCGCAACCTGGGACAGGATCGCCTCACTTGTTGCGCCGGTCGCCGTCGCTTACGGCGTCACGATGTTGGGCGCTAACTGGACGCTGCTCGCGGCCGTCGGTTTCGCGGTGCTCGCGATGATCCTCGCGCTGTTCATCGCGCGGCCGGGCGTGATGCAGGCTGTGCGGGATGGGGCGGAGTCGGGCGAGGTCGACGCGGATGCAGATGCCGATGCCGGGGCCGAGCAGACCGCCGGGCAGGCACCCGTGAAGCAGTCGTTTTGGGAGCAGGTCAAGGATGGCTGGTCGGTGCTGGTTGCTGACCGGCAGTTGGCGGGTATGACGTGGCTTTCGGCGTTCACTAACGCCGGTTTGTCGATGGGTGCCGCGGTTGAATCGATTCTGGTTATCCAAACTTTGGATTTGGGTGTCGAGTTTTACGGCATTCTTGGTTCCTTGGCGGCTGTTTCGGGGGTTGCGGCATCGTTCGTCTCGGGCCGTATTGCTGATGCAGTTCCGGTCAGGAAACTGTACGTGTGGGGCGGCATGGGGCAGGGCGTTGCCGCGTCCTTGCCGCTGTTTGCGTTGTTGGCGCCGCAGGCGGCCGTGGTGCTGCTGATTATTCACACGATGGCGTGGGGCATCATCCTGACTATCACGAACGTGGCCTCGCAGATCTATGCCGCGACCACCGTCGAACAGCGCCTGCTTGGCCGGATTTCTGCGTTCCGCCGCACACTCACGATGGGTTTGGTTCCGATCGGCAGCATTGTCGGCGGTGTCCTTGGCACGGTTGCCGGCCTGTGGTTGCCGCTGCTTTTGTGGCCGGTTTTCACGCTGTTCGGTGTGCTGATCTACATGACGTTGGATCGTCGCCGCGGCCCGGACACGGCCTAG
- a CDS encoding MFS transporter, with protein MGVVNRRLRLAKASNAADAFFGQAFGPWIEIVAVALLAASAWQMGLLNALSMVAFMVLGIPIGVFVDRFEAVRVLKLALVAKVALAAVLVAVAVSGHLTIPFLLVFATVMGIVTVATETAQVSTVPALTDHEGQISRTVANIATWDRIASLVAPVAVAYGVTMLGANWTLLAAVGFAVLAMILALFIARPGVMQAGAAAAESGEGDADADADAGAEQTAGQAPVKQSFWEQVKDGWSVLVADRQLAGMTWLSAFTNAGLSMGAAVESILVIQTLDLGVEFYGILGSLMAVFGIAASFVSGRISDAVPVRKLYVWGGMGQGVAASLPLFAFAVPQAAVVLLILHAMTWGIILTITNVASQIYAATTVEQRLLGRISAFRRTLTRGLVPIGSIVGGVLGTVAGLWLPLLLWPVFTLFGVLIYMTLDRRRGPDTA; from the coding sequence ATGGGTGTGGTTAATCGCAGGTTGCGGTTGGCGAAAGCTTCGAACGCTGCTGACGCGTTTTTCGGGCAGGCTTTTGGGCCGTGGATTGAGATTGTGGCGGTTGCCCTCCTCGCCGCTAGCGCGTGGCAGATGGGTCTACTGAATGCGCTGAGCATGGTGGCGTTCATGGTTCTGGGCATCCCCATCGGCGTTTTTGTTGACCGTTTCGAAGCGGTCCGCGTCTTGAAGCTCGCGCTCGTGGCGAAGGTTGCGCTCGCCGCAGTGCTTGTTGCGGTGGCGGTGAGCGGGCATTTGACCATCCCGTTCCTGCTCGTGTTCGCGACCGTCATGGGTATTGTGACGGTCGCGACGGAGACCGCTCAGGTGTCCACGGTTCCGGCCCTTACGGATCATGAGGGGCAGATCAGCCGGACGGTCGCGAACATCGCAACCTGGGACAGGATCGCCTCACTTGTTGCGCCGGTCGCCGTCGCTTATGGCGTCACGATGTTGGGCGCTAACTGGACGCTGCTCGCCGCTGTAGGTTTCGCGGTGCTCGCGATGATCCTCGCGCTGTTCATCGCGCGGCCGGGTGTGATGCAGGCAGGGGCGGCCGCGGCAGAGTCGGGTGAGGGCGACGCGGATGCAGATGCCGATGCCGGGGCCGAGCAGACCGCCGGGCAGGCACCCGTGAAGCAGTCGTTTTGGGAGCAGGTCAAGGATGGCTGGTCGGTGCTGGTTGCTGACCGGCAGTTGGCGGGTATGACGTGGCTTTCGGCGTTCACTAACGCCGGCTTGTCGATGGGTGCCGCGGTTGAATCGATTCTGGTTATCCAGACTTTGGATTTGGGTGTCGAGTTTTACGGCATTCTTGGTTCTTTGATGGCTGTTTTTGGGATTGCGGCGTCGTTCGTTTCGGGCCGTATTTCTGATGCCGTGCCGGTCAGGAAACTGTACGTGTGGGGCGGCATGGGGCAGGGCGTTGCCGCGTCCTTGCCGCTGTTTGCGTTCGCGGTGCCGCAGGCGGCCGTCGTGCTGCTGATTCTTCACGCGATGACGTGGGGCATCATCCTGACTATCACGAACGTGGCCTCGCAGATCTATGCCGCGACCACCGTCGAACAGCGCCTGCTTGGCCGGATTTCTGCGTTCCGCCGCACACTCACGAGGGGGTTGGTTCCGATCGGCAGCATTGTCGGCGGTGTCCTTGGCACGGTTGCCGGCCTGTGGTTGCCGCTGCTTTTGTGGCCGGTTTTCACGCTGTTCGGTGTGCTGATCTACATGACGTTGGATCGTCGCCGCGGCCCGGACACGGCCTAG
- a CDS encoding SDR family oxidoreductase, which translates to MTTSHDSDKPVALITGASRGIGLAIARELASTHELILGASSEDSLADVLAEFPGARPFIAELTGKDAIARAVADAGFGGGGAGGAGARLDVLVHSAGVADGETVAETPWDVYERVFAVNVFAVAELTRLLLPALRAAGGQVVTINSGSGYFSGVGAAVYSGSKFALRAFSDALREEERGAVRVTSIHPGRVDTDMQMELQASYGNHDYDGSLYIRPESVAATVRLAVDATPEAMIENLAIRPVHK; encoded by the coding sequence ATGACTACTTCACATGATTCCGACAAGCCGGTTGCGTTGATCACGGGTGCTTCGCGTGGCATCGGGTTGGCGATTGCGCGCGAGCTAGCCTCGACGCATGAGCTGATCTTGGGTGCCTCTAGTGAGGATTCACTGGCCGATGTGCTGGCCGAGTTCCCGGGTGCCCGCCCGTTCATCGCCGAACTGACTGGTAAAGACGCGATTGCTCGCGCGGTTGCGGACGCCGGCTTCGGTGGCGGCGGTGCGGGCGGTGCTGGCGCGCGGTTGGATGTTCTGGTGCATTCGGCGGGTGTGGCTGACGGCGAGACCGTCGCGGAGACCCCGTGGGATGTGTATGAGCGGGTGTTCGCGGTCAATGTTTTCGCGGTCGCTGAGCTGACGCGTTTGTTGCTGCCGGCGCTACGTGCTGCGGGTGGTCAGGTTGTGACGATCAACTCCGGTTCCGGATATTTCTCCGGCGTAGGGGCTGCGGTGTATTCGGGTTCGAAGTTCGCGCTGCGTGCATTCTCGGATGCGTTGCGTGAGGAGGAACGCGGCGCGGTGCGGGTTACCTCAATCCATCCGGGCCGCGTGGATACGGACATGCAGATGGAGTTGCAGGCGTCCTACGGTAACCACGACTACGACGGTTCGCTGTATATCCGCCCGGAATCGGTTGCCGCGACGGTCCGGCTCGCGGTGGATGCGACGCCGGAGGCGATGATTGAAAACCTGGCGATCCGCCCCGTCCACAAATAA